The following proteins come from a genomic window of Lolium rigidum isolate FL_2022 chromosome 5, APGP_CSIRO_Lrig_0.1, whole genome shotgun sequence:
- the LOC124652800 gene encoding protein unc-50 homolog, whose amino-acid sequence MLPTTTSKGRGAARSAPPLFGPYLRRIVKWQQMDIEYTFWQMVHLCTSPKVVYQHTKYHKQTKNQWARDDPAFVVILILFLVFATSAYCAAFGESAAHAALTITSVVFVHFLFAGLILATLCWFLTNSYLREEPNSHVVEQRVEWLYAFDVHCNSFFPAFIILYVLQYFLSPLLIAHGFFPALLSNLLFMVAISYYHYLNFLGYDVLPFLDRTTFFLYPIGLVIIISPLMILIGFNPTRYFLSLYFS is encoded by the exons ATGCTTCCGACGACGACGTCCAAGGGCCGGGGGGCGGCCCGCTCCGCCCCACCGCTCTTcggcccctacctccgccgcatcGTCAAG TGGCAGCAAATGGATATCGAGTACACATTTTGGCAAATGGTTCATCTCTGTACTTCACCAAAAGTAGT CTATCAGCACACCAAATATCACAAGC AAACAAAGAACCAGTGGGCTCGGGATGATCCTGCATTTGTTGTCATTTTAATTCTTTTCCTCGTGTTTGCGACATCAGCTTACTGCGCAGC GTTTGGAGAGAGCGCGGCCCATGCTGCTTTAACAATCACCTCGGTTGTGTTTGTCCATTTCTTATTTGCTGGGCTAATTTTGGCCACACTTTGCTG GTTTCTTACTAATTCCTATTTGAGGGAGGAACCTAACAGCCACGTGGTTGAACAACGCGTTGAGTG GCTCTACGCGTTTGATGTTCACTGCAACTCGTTCTTCCCTGCATTCATCATCCTATATG TGCTTCAATACTTTTTGTCGCCTCTGTTGATCGCACATGGCTTCTTTCCTGCCCTGTTATCAAACCTCCTCTTCATGGTTGCTATTTCTTATTATCACTATCTGAACTTCCTAGGATATGATG TTCTTCCATTTTTGGACAGAACGACATTTTTTTTGTACCCAATCGGACTTGTCATCATAATATCACCACTTA TGATACTCATAGGGTTCAATCCGACAAGATACTTTTTGAGCTTGTACTTCAGTTAA